In the Salvelinus namaycush isolate Seneca chromosome 35, SaNama_1.0, whole genome shotgun sequence genome, one interval contains:
- the LOC120030019 gene encoding unhealthy ribosome biogenesis protein 2 homolog isoform X2 gives MAAMYSGIHLKLKNPKTPWVDKLKLARFAWISSQCLLPNKEQVLFDWISHALTGFYSKKVELPQVVVEGLWIYLDDILHSKKLHSVLSQGKTISLRLAVAQVIIERIQEFASGTSSASVSTVLSCCQGILSSSVLSVTFTTKYELLVELLAKLCALGCSKLSQQQATDPLTPQVFEVLLLTLSSYLAVQKQQPNANRVFAQVTTHLLQHLLLLRHLLTSRAWMAEDDPRVRQHLSRDIRGKVDTILQSALFLPDHLQAYKEELLSKEEPGMKKRAAGKGLLSPVNSILSKLCAQGYCDTDLHFAVRSSSLPLLFKFSLDAYCKGGDNKVLCFHMLTQLITALDFTNEVTLKDLFDGENWSLALLTLENLLNLCLTADIYNVAADRIKYKEVQLIFYRKVVKLLLNNAQPSISAWYRCLKALLSLNHLIIEPDLDELLSAGWIDSDCTEPRVRKAREALISSVLQIYAKLRQLPKLFEELLAVICRPAMDERRQPVLPEAVHRTLSTCLLDNPTSQSLEICCLILENVTSYVLPDLEGNGDMSLKLFSLSVLLYSVLFSLKTLDNSTPVPVVRQTQALMEKMLQVVKPVLQLAEGQAPDVPGCQKVQDAGLLLKYTWVEVDTLFQIHCTKYTSPADPASVNILDDIGILSGVMATGEDQASPIDQHWSPMTHLLQKLLTLQQMKKVILSNELLAQTRASDVLRRAAQYIVGRGAPQLCQQSDQLWDRQVSSVDASTYPVAHWYLVTTNLPMILPFLTEDEVCHIADVLLSSLLQKTPDDTTERLSVSLISKDLLESLVLVELPTIYSAVVRCVTQRIVGILSGIPDMASVCPALMKLSEVSCSTAGDKGSAVTQSDGDVSESHSALKRLESIAQHILNSSTTGASITLSQSQADNLLSLLQVTNALNPDGMSSEDFSGLFLLLFLMVTDTQLHNDVKPAVTIHLLNQLFSLMGLLLAGNNSHHVLKIVHGSSLLEAALTALFSHSNKGHFQTVDTSAWLTFLKTVQDFIQSLILLIIHRKSSVRLNLEKFTTYLVNSEVAVMALSSLPGNIETGGLFAVQILLASMNTLCQAMTSSLRTTKQLAETLSQLLGKTTAVMGPAIQASLRAQTGSLLGQAFSVDVVTGMLRSELACACPQNEPSEGITQESLSHMGMYRSFSQQILRELCPSQRPMDFLVSSLHFLSAYYAAAEITKALGQEELFVAILQNVHKLLAAPWLSVSEVRSLEEPVKELLDQLLVRSTPEQFHLLLLLLRDGLDTSKFRSGCHREVLSTVTITKLLASGLLPETCLKAFWLIAPQIISALVRAL, from the exons ATGGCTGCCATGTACTCTGGTATTCACTTGAAGCTCAAAAACCCCAAGACACCCTGGGTGGACAAACTGAAGCTTGCCCGTTTTGCATGGATTTCATCACAGTGCTTACTTCCTAACAAAGAACAG GTACTCTTTGATTGGATAAGTCATGCATTGACAGGCTTTTACAGTAAGAAAGTGGAGTTGCCACAGGTGGTGGTGGAAGGCTTGTGGATCTACCTGGATGATATTTTGCACAGCAAAAAGCTACACAGTGTGTTGAGCCAAGGAAAAACCATCAGCCTTCGTTTGGCAGTAGCGCAG GTTATAATTGAAAGGATTCAGGAGTTTGCCTCAGGGACCTCCTCAGCGTCTGTCTCCACCGTGTTGAGCTGCTGTCAGGGCATCCTTTCCTCCTCAGTCCTCTCTGTCACATTCACCACTAAGTATGAGCTACTGGTGGAGCTGTTGGCCAAGCTGTGTGCCCTGGGCTGCTCCAAGCTCAGTCAGCAGCAAGCCACAGATCCCCTGACACCCCAGGTGTTTGAGGTCCTCCTCCTTACCCTGAGTAGCTACCTCGCGGTCCAAAAGCAGCAGCCCAACGCCAACCGCGTGTTTGCCCAAGTCACAACACACCTGCTCCAGCACCTCCTCCTACTCAGACACCTACTGACTTCCAGGGCCTGGATGGCCGAGGATGACCCTCGTGTCCGCCAGCACCTGAGTAGGGACATCCGTGGGAAAGTGGACACCATCCTGCAGTCTGCTCTCTTCCTGCCAGACCACCTCCAGGCCTATAAGGAGGAGCTCCTCTCAAAGGAGGAGCCAGGGATGAAGAAGCGAGCAGCGGGGAAAGGCCTACTCTCCCCAGTCAACTCGATACTCTCAAAGCTTTGTGCACAAGGGTACTGTGACACTGATCTCCATTTTGCGGTCAGGTCGAGTTCCCTCCCACTGCTCTTCAAGTTCTCTCTGGATGCCTACTGTAAAGGAGGAGATAATAAAGTACTCTGCTTTCACATGTTAACACAGTTAATCACTGCCTTGGATTTCACAAATGAGGTGACTCTCAAAGACCTGTTTGATGGGGAAAACTGGAGCTTAGCTCTGCTGACTTTGGAGAACCTCTTGAATTTATGCTTGACGGCAGACATTTACAATGTGGCGGCTGACAGGATAAAGTACAAGGAGGTTCAGTTGATTTTCTACAGGAAGGTGGTGAAGCTGTTGTTGAACAATGCCCAGCCCAGCATATCAGCATGGTACCGCTGTCTAAAAGCCCTGCTCAGTCTCAACCACCTGATCATAGAGCCGGACCTGGACGAGCTGCTGTCGGCAGGATGGATTGATTCCGACTGCACAGAGCCACGGGTTAGGAAGGCACGCGAGGCCCTcatctcctctgttctccagatCTACGCCAAGCTGAGGCAGCTCCCCAAGCTCTTCGAGGAGCTCCTGGCTGTCATCTGCCGCCCAGCAATGGATGAGCGCCGACAGCCCGTTCTCCCAGAGGCAGTGCATAGGACGCTCAGCACATGCCTTCTGGACAACCCCACCAGCCAGAGTCTGGAAATATGCTGCCTCATTTTAGAGAACGTAACAAGCTATGTACTCCCGGATCTGGAAGGAAACGGAGACATGTCCCTGAAGTTGTTCTCCTTGAGTGTGCTCTTGTACTCTGTGTTGTTCAGCCTGAAAACTTTGGACAACAGCACACCAGTTCCTGTTGTGAGGCAAACCCAGGCTCTGATGGAGAAGATGCTCCAGGTGGTGAAGCCAGTGCTGCAGCTGGCTGAAGGCCAGGCCCCAGACGTCCCTGGGTGTCAGAAAGTCCAAGATGCAGGCCTTCTGCTAAAGTACACTTGGGTGGAGGTGGACACCCTCTTTCAGATTCACTGTACAAAATACACATCTCCAGCGGACCCAGCTAGCGTTAACATACTAGACGACATAGGTATTCTCTCTGGTGTGATGGCGACAGGTGAAGATCAGGCCTCTCCCATCGACCAGCACTGGAGCCCCATGACCCACCTCCTGCAAAAACTGCTCACTCTCCAACAAATGAAGAAAGTTATCCTAAGCAATGAGCTCTTGGCACAGACTAGAGCTTCAGATGTCCTCCGCAGAGCAGCCCAGTACATTGTGGGGAGAGGAGCCCCTCAACTCTGCCAGCAGAGTGACCAGCTATGGGACCGTCAGGTCAGTAGTGTGGATGCCAGCACGTACCCAGTGGCACATTGGTACCTCGTTACCACAAACCTACCAATGATCTTGCCATTCCTCACTGAGGACGAAGTGTGTCATATAGCTGATGTTCTCCTCAGCTCCCTACTTCAGAAGACACCAGATGACACCACTGagaggctgtctgtctctctcatttcCAAAGATCTGCTTGAGAGCCTTGTTCTTGTCGAGTTACCCACTATTTACTCTGCTGTTGTCAGATGTGTCACTCAAAGGATTGTGGGGATTCTCAGCGGCATCCCAGACATGGCCTCTGTCTGTCCTGCACTCATGAAGTTGAGTGAAGTAAGCTGTTCGACAGCTGGAGACAAAGGAAGTGCAGTAACTCAGTCAGATGGTGATGTCAGTGAATCCCATTCTGCTTTGAAGAGACTGGAGTCCATAGCCCAACACATACTGAACTCTAGTACGACCGGAGCCTCTATAACCCTATCTCAAAGTCAAGCCGATAACCTTTTAAGCTTACTTCAAGTCACCAATGCTCTTAACCCAGATGGAATGTCCTCTGAAGACTTTTCAGGGCTCTTTTTACTTTTATTCCTCATGGTCACAGACACACAGCTACATAATGATGTGAAGCCTGCCGTAACAATACATCTGCTGAATCAGCTCTTCAGTCTCATGGGGTTGCTTCTGGCAGGGAATAATTCCCATCATGTTTTAAAGATTGTGCATGGGAGTAGCCTCTTGGAGGCAGCTTTGACAGCTCTCTTTTCACACAGCAATAAGGGCCACTTTCAAACCGTGGACACCTCTGCTTGGCTGACTTTCCTAAAAACCGTCCAGGATTTCATCCAGTCCCTGATCCTATTGATAATCCACAGAAAGAGCAGTGTCCGCCTTAACCTGGAGAAATTCACCACCTACTTGGTCAATAGCGAGGTGGCCGTTATGGCTTTGTCTTCTCTCCCAGGAAACATTGAAACAGGGGGCCTGTTCGCCGTACAGATCCTGCTTGCGTCTATGAACACACTGTGCCAGGCCATGACATCCAGCCTCAGGACAACCAAGCAGCTAGCTGAGACCCTGAGTCAATTACTGGGGAAGACCACTGCTGTCATGGGCCCTGCCATCCAGGCCAGCCTGAGGGCTCAGACAGGCAGTCTACTAGGCCAGGCCTTCTCCGTGGATGTGGTGACCGGGATGTTGAGGAGCGAGCTGGCCTGTGCTTGCCCCCAAAATGAGCCTAGCGAGGGCATCACACAGGAGAGTCTAAGCCACATGGGCATGTACAGGAGCTTCAGCCAGCAGATTCTCAGAGAGCTGTGCCCATCCCAGCGCCCTATGGACTTCCTCGTCTCATCGCTTCACTTCCTCTCAGCGTACTACGCTGCTGCAGAGATTACCAAAGCCCTAGGTCAGGAGGAGCTCTTTGTGGCAATTCTGCAGAATGTCCACAAACTGCTTGCAG CCCCATGGCTGTCAGTATCAGAGGTGAGGTCCCTGGAGGAGCCAGTAAAGGAGCTTCTGGACCAGCTGCTGGTCAGGAGTACCCCAGAACAGTTCCACCTTCTCCTGCTGCTGCTCCGAGACGGACTGGATACCTCCAAGTTCAGGAGCGGCTGTCATAGG GAAGTCCTTTCAACTGTGACGATAACGAAGTTGCTTGCCAGCGGCCTGCTTCCAGAAACCTGCTTAAAGGCGTTCTGGCTCATTGCACCTCAGATCATATCTGCCTTAGTA AGAGCACTGTAA